A single genomic interval of Microbacterium galbinum harbors:
- a CDS encoding AAA family ATPase, which translates to MTDNSPLITAEQFAAQTSAILASVGEVIDGKPDAVRSALICLLAEGHLLIEDVPGVGKTMLARALAASVDATVRRIQFTPDLLPGDVTGVSVYNPVDREFEFKRGAIFAHIVIADEINRSSPKTQSALLEAMEERQVTVDGSTHPLPSPFLVVATQNPLEMEGTYALPEAQRDRFMMRISMGYPDAAAEALMIRQRDVVNPLAAVAAVADAGSISQLIAWARAVHVAPALEEYTVALAQATRTDPSLHLGASPRATLQLIRAAKVWAALDGRDFVIPDDVTALLIPVFAHRLLPARGAHRAGAQPIETALAHIVERVRVPVASRV; encoded by the coding sequence ATGACGGACAACTCCCCCCTGATCACGGCCGAACAGTTCGCCGCCCAGACCTCCGCGATCCTCGCCTCCGTGGGAGAGGTGATCGACGGAAAGCCCGATGCCGTGCGCAGTGCGCTGATCTGCCTGCTCGCCGAGGGCCACCTGCTCATCGAGGACGTGCCCGGGGTCGGCAAGACCATGCTGGCGCGCGCCCTCGCGGCCAGCGTCGACGCGACCGTGCGACGCATCCAGTTCACCCCCGACCTCCTCCCGGGCGACGTGACCGGCGTCTCGGTCTACAACCCGGTCGACCGCGAGTTCGAGTTCAAGCGCGGCGCGATCTTCGCGCACATCGTCATCGCCGACGAGATCAACCGGTCCTCGCCCAAGACGCAGTCGGCACTGCTCGAGGCCATGGAGGAGCGTCAGGTCACCGTCGACGGGTCGACGCATCCGCTCCCCTCGCCCTTCCTCGTCGTCGCCACCCAGAACCCCCTCGAGATGGAGGGCACGTACGCCCTGCCCGAGGCGCAGCGCGACCGCTTCATGATGCGCATCTCGATGGGGTACCCGGATGCCGCGGCGGAGGCCCTCATGATCCGACAGCGCGACGTGGTGAACCCGCTCGCGGCCGTCGCCGCGGTCGCCGATGCCGGCTCGATCTCGCAGCTCATCGCCTGGGCCCGCGCCGTGCACGTGGCGCCCGCGCTCGAGGAGTACACGGTCGCCCTCGCGCAGGCCACGCGCACCGACCCGAGCCTGCACCTCGGGGCGAGTCCGCGCGCGACGCTGCAGCTGATCCGTGCCGCGAAGGTGTGGGCGGCGCTCGACGGCCGCGACTTCGTGATCCCCGACGACGTCACCGCCCTCCTCATCCCGGTGTTCGCGCACCGGCTGCTGCCCGCCCGCGGTGCGCACCGCGCCGGCGCCCAGCCCATCGAGACGGCCCTCGCGCACATCGTCGAGCGCGTGCGCGTGCCCGTCGCGAGCCGCGTCTGA